A DNA window from Streptomyces canus contains the following coding sequences:
- a CDS encoding helix-turn-helix domain-containing protein → MSKKVGSWQAVGALVAHYRKHARLTQEQFAEAASVHVDTVGSIEQGRLALQPDRAEQFDELLGTKGALALLVERMPVREKVVQFAQSLVDHEQEAVSLLSYETQLVPGLLQTKDYCRAVRLSLSRARHRAFCGGRSAALR, encoded by the coding sequence ATGTCGAAGAAGGTCGGTTCGTGGCAAGCGGTCGGCGCACTCGTGGCGCACTATCGGAAACACGCCCGGCTGACGCAGGAACAGTTCGCCGAGGCGGCGAGCGTTCACGTCGACACCGTGGGGTCGATCGAGCAGGGGCGGCTGGCACTCCAGCCGGACCGCGCGGAACAGTTCGACGAACTGCTCGGGACGAAGGGGGCGTTGGCGCTGCTCGTGGAGCGGATGCCGGTGCGGGAGAAGGTGGTGCAGTTCGCGCAGTCGTTGGTGGATCACGAGCAGGAGGCGGTCAGCCTCCTGTCGTACGAGACTCAGTTGGTTCCGGGGCTCCTCCAGACCAAGGACTACTGCCGCGCCGTTCGACTCTCGTTATCCCGCGCTCGGCACCGAGCATTCTGCGGCGGCAGGTCGGCAGCCCTGAGGTGA
- the pruA gene encoding L-glutamate gamma-semialdehyde dehydrogenase → MDAVTQVPTPVNEPVHGYAPGSPERARLEARLKELAENPVDLPMTIGGEKRLGGGEAFQVVQPHNHKAVLGTYRNATQQDARDAIDAALAAAPAWRAMSFDDRAAIILRAAELLSGPWRETLAASTMLGQSKTAQQAEIDTPCELIDFWRFNVKYARDLLAEQPPANAPGVWNRLDHRPLEGFVYAITPFNFTAIAGNLPTAPALMGNVVVWKPSPTQTHAAVLLMQLLEEAGLPKGVINLVTGDGIEVSKVALEHRDLAGIHFTGSTKTFQHLWKTVGANIEKYRTYPRLVGETGGKDFVVAHPSADRAILKTALTRGAFEYQGQKCSATSRAYIPASIWNSGFREEFAAEVDGIAMGDVTDLSNFIGAVIDERAFAKNKAAIDRAQSDPTCTIVAGGSYDDSVGWFVRPTVVECTDPANEVFTTEYFGPFLAVHVYEDDTYEEMLTQMESASDYALTGSVIANDRAAAAYTMEKLRYAAGNFYINDKSTGAVVGQQPFGGGRASGTNDKAGAPQNLQRWTLTRAIKETLVPPTDYGYPHMG, encoded by the coding sequence ATGGACGCTGTGACCCAGGTCCCCACCCCCGTCAACGAGCCGGTGCACGGCTACGCCCCCGGCTCGCCCGAGCGGGCCCGGCTGGAGGCCAGGCTCAAGGAGCTGGCCGAGAACCCGGTCGACCTGCCGATGACCATCGGCGGCGAGAAGCGGCTGGGCGGCGGCGAGGCCTTCCAGGTCGTGCAGCCGCACAACCACAAGGCCGTGCTGGGCACTTACCGCAACGCCACCCAGCAGGACGCCCGGGACGCCATCGACGCGGCGCTCGCCGCCGCCCCCGCCTGGCGCGCGATGTCCTTCGACGACCGCGCCGCGATCATCCTGCGCGCCGCCGAACTGCTCTCCGGCCCCTGGCGCGAGACGCTGGCCGCCTCCACCATGCTCGGCCAGTCCAAGACCGCTCAGCAGGCCGAGATCGACACGCCCTGCGAGCTGATCGACTTCTGGCGCTTCAACGTCAAGTACGCCCGTGACCTGCTCGCCGAGCAGCCCCCGGCCAACGCCCCCGGCGTCTGGAACCGCCTCGACCACCGCCCGCTCGAGGGCTTCGTCTACGCCATCACGCCGTTCAACTTCACGGCGATCGCGGGCAACCTGCCGACGGCACCCGCGCTGATGGGCAACGTCGTGGTCTGGAAGCCGTCCCCGACCCAGACCCACGCCGCCGTGCTGCTCATGCAGCTCCTCGAGGAGGCCGGTCTGCCCAAGGGCGTCATCAACCTCGTCACCGGCGACGGCATCGAGGTCTCCAAGGTCGCCCTGGAGCACCGGGACCTCGCGGGCATCCACTTCACCGGTTCGACGAAGACCTTCCAGCACCTGTGGAAGACGGTCGGCGCCAACATCGAGAAGTACCGCACCTATCCGCGCCTGGTCGGCGAGACCGGCGGCAAGGACTTCGTCGTCGCCCATCCGAGCGCCGACCGCGCGATCCTCAAGACCGCCCTGACCCGCGGTGCCTTCGAGTACCAGGGCCAGAAGTGTTCGGCGACCTCCCGGGCCTACATCCCGGCGTCGATCTGGAACAGCGGTTTCCGCGAGGAGTTCGCCGCCGAGGTGGACGGCATCGCCATGGGTGACGTCACCGATCTGTCCAACTTCATCGGCGCGGTCATCGACGAGCGCGCCTTCGCCAAGAACAAGGCGGCGATCGACCGCGCGCAGTCGGACCCCACCTGCACGATCGTCGCGGGCGGTTCCTACGACGACTCGGTCGGCTGGTTCGTCCGCCCGACCGTCGTCGAGTGCACGGACCCGGCGAACGAGGTCTTCACCACCGAGTACTTCGGCCCCTTCCTCGCGGTCCACGTCTACGAGGACGACACGTACGAGGAGATGCTGACCCAGATGGAGTCGGCGTCCGACTACGCCCTGACCGGCTCGGTCATCGCGAACGACCGCGCGGCGGCCGCGTACACGATGGAGAAGCTGCGCTACGCCGCCGGCAACTTCTACATCAACGACAAGTCCACCGGCGCCGTCGTCGGCCAGCAGCCCTTCGGCGGCGGCCGCGCCTCCGGCACCAACGACAAGGCAGGCGCCCCGCAGAACCTCCAGCGCTGGACCCTGACCCGCGCCATCAAGGAGACCCTGGTCCCGCCCACCGACTACGGATACCCGCACATGGGCTGA
- a CDS encoding purple acid phosphatase family protein, with translation MDLPDFGIPPQLARRMTMAEQHEYLRTKLSRRRTLVTAGAIAGGLLTGCAGNSPASPATAPSPTAAVHGSAVSPFGRHLAFGADPRTQMRISWQVPLAVKKPYVRVGLKPDDLSRKIEAELRDLHTPGQTGVRLALDQYYLHAALDGLRPGTTYYYGVGHDGFDPADASRRSTISSFRTAPASTEKFVFTAFGDQGVGTAAAANDNLLLRQKPAFHLHAGDICYADGNGRGLTSDGYDPGFWDLFLKQNEEVARSVPWMVTTGNHDMEAWYSPDGYGGQLARWSLPDSGFDPRSAPGVYSFVYGNVGVVALDANDVSYEIQANFGHTGGKQTKWLEEKLAELRAAKGIDFVVVYFHHCAYSTSSHASDGGVRAEWLPLFEKHQVDLVINGHNHVYERTDAIRGGEVGRPVPVGGATDPTRDGIVYVTAGGGGRDLYGFPAGVKESYEGRVHDHESVETFQWTKSQQPRKETVEWSRVRYRGFSLLSVEVESGARPRLTVSALAQSGERVDRFEVRRGA, from the coding sequence ATGGACCTCCCCGACTTCGGCATTCCGCCCCAGCTCGCGCGCCGGATGACCATGGCCGAGCAGCACGAGTACCTGCGGACGAAGCTGTCCCGGCGCCGCACGCTGGTGACGGCGGGCGCGATCGCGGGGGGCCTGCTGACCGGCTGCGCGGGCAACAGCCCTGCGAGCCCGGCCACCGCCCCCTCCCCCACGGCCGCGGTGCACGGCTCCGCCGTCTCCCCCTTCGGCCGCCATCTCGCCTTCGGCGCCGACCCCAGGACGCAGATGCGGATCTCGTGGCAGGTCCCGCTAGCGGTGAAGAAGCCGTACGTCCGCGTCGGCCTGAAGCCCGACGACCTGAGCCGGAAGATCGAGGCGGAGCTCCGCGACCTGCACACCCCGGGGCAGACCGGCGTACGTCTCGCCCTCGACCAGTACTACCTGCACGCGGCCCTGGACGGCTTACGCCCCGGCACGACCTACTACTACGGCGTCGGCCACGACGGCTTCGACCCGGCGGACGCGAGTCGCCGCTCGACCATCAGCAGCTTCCGTACGGCCCCGGCGAGCACCGAGAAGTTCGTCTTCACCGCCTTCGGCGACCAGGGCGTCGGCACCGCCGCGGCCGCCAACGACAACCTCCTGCTCCGCCAGAAGCCCGCCTTCCACCTCCACGCCGGCGACATCTGCTACGCCGACGGCAACGGCCGGGGCCTGACGTCGGACGGCTACGACCCGGGCTTCTGGGACCTGTTCCTCAAGCAGAACGAGGAGGTCGCGCGGAGCGTGCCATGGATGGTGACGACCGGCAACCACGACATGGAGGCCTGGTACTCGCCCGACGGCTACGGCGGCCAGCTCGCCCGCTGGTCCCTCCCGGACAGCGGCTTCGACCCGCGCTCGGCGCCGGGTGTGTACTCCTTCGTCTACGGCAACGTCGGCGTCGTGGCCCTGGACGCGAACGACGTGTCGTACGAGATCCAGGCCAACTTCGGCCATACGGGCGGGAAGCAGACGAAGTGGCTGGAGGAGAAGCTGGCCGAGCTGCGCGCGGCCAAGGGGATCGACTTCGTCGTCGTCTACTTCCACCACTGCGCGTACTCGACGTCCTCGCACGCCTCCGACGGCGGGGTGCGCGCCGAGTGGCTGCCGCTGTTCGAGAAGCACCAGGTGGATCTGGTGATCAACGGGCACAACCACGTGTACGAGCGGACGGACGCGATCCGCGGCGGCGAGGTGGGCCGGCCGGTGCCGGTCGGCGGCGCCACGGATCCGACGCGGGACGGGATCGTGTACGTGACGGCCGGCGGGGGCGGCCGGGATCTGTACGGCTTCCCGGCGGGCGTGAAGGAGAGCTACGAGGGGCGCGTGCACGACCACGAGTCCGTCGAGACCTTCCAGTGGACGAAGTCCCAGCAGCCCCGGAAGGAGACGGTGGAGTGGTCGCGGGTGCGCTACCGCGGATTCTCGCTGCTCTCGGTGGAGGTGGAGAGCGGGGCGCGGCCGCGGCTGACGGTGTCGGCGCTCGCGCAGAGCGGGGAGCGCGTCGACCGTTTCGAGGTGCGGCGCGGGGCCTGA
- the cimA gene encoding citramalate synthase — translation MTATSELDDQFHVFDTTLRDGAQREGINLTVADKLAIARHLDDFGVGFIEGGWPGANPRDTEFFARARQEIDFRHAQLVAFGATRRAGAKASEDPQVKALLDSGADVITLVAKSHDRHVELALRTTLDENLEMVRDTVSFLKAQGRRVFVDCEHFFDGYRANPEYAKAVVRAASEAGASVVILCDTNGGMLPAQVQAVVATVLADTGARLGIHTQDDTGCAVANTLAAVDAGATHVQCTANGYGERVGNANLFPVVAALELKYGKKVLPDGKLREMTRISHAIAEVVNLTPSTHQPYVGVSAFAHKAGLHASAIKVDPDLYQHIDPEQVGNTMRMLVSDMAGRASIELKGKELGIDLGGDRELVGRVVERVKERELKGYTYEAADASFELLLRAEVQGKPLKYFGVESWRAIVEDRPDGTHANEATVKLFAKGERIVATAEGNGPVNALDRTLRVALEKIYPQLAKLDLVDYKVRILEGVHGTQSTTRVLISTSDGTGEWSTVGVAENVIAASWQALEDAYTYGLLRAGVEPAE, via the coding sequence ATGACCGCAACCAGCGAGCTCGACGACCAGTTCCACGTCTTCGACACCACCCTGCGCGACGGCGCCCAGCGGGAGGGCATCAACCTCACCGTCGCGGACAAGCTGGCCATCGCACGGCACCTGGACGACTTCGGCGTGGGCTTCATCGAGGGCGGCTGGCCCGGCGCCAACCCACGGGACACCGAGTTCTTCGCCCGCGCCCGCCAGGAGATCGACTTCAGGCACGCCCAGCTCGTCGCCTTCGGGGCGACCCGCCGAGCAGGCGCGAAGGCGTCGGAGGACCCGCAGGTCAAGGCCCTCCTGGACTCCGGCGCAGACGTGATCACCCTGGTCGCCAAGTCGCACGACCGGCACGTCGAGCTGGCGCTCAGGACGACGTTGGACGAGAACCTGGAGATGGTCCGCGACACGGTGTCCTTCCTGAAGGCCCAGGGCCGCCGCGTCTTCGTCGACTGCGAGCACTTCTTCGACGGCTACCGCGCCAACCCGGAGTACGCGAAGGCCGTCGTACGGGCGGCTTCGGAGGCCGGCGCCTCCGTCGTCATCCTCTGCGACACCAACGGCGGCATGCTCCCGGCCCAGGTCCAGGCGGTCGTCGCGACCGTCCTCGCCGACACCGGCGCCCGGCTCGGCATCCACACCCAGGACGACACCGGCTGCGCGGTCGCCAACACCCTCGCCGCCGTGGACGCGGGTGCGACCCACGTCCAGTGCACGGCGAACGGCTACGGCGAGCGGGTCGGCAACGCCAACCTCTTCCCGGTCGTCGCGGCCCTGGAACTCAAGTACGGCAAGAAGGTCCTCCCCGACGGCAAGCTGCGCGAGATGACCCGCATCTCGCACGCGATCGCCGAGGTCGTCAACCTCACCCCCTCCACCCATCAGCCCTACGTCGGCGTCTCTGCCTTCGCCCACAAGGCGGGCCTGCACGCCTCCGCGATCAAGGTCGACCCGGACCTCTACCAGCACATCGACCCCGAGCAGGTCGGCAACACCATGCGGATGCTGGTCTCCGACATGGCCGGCCGCGCCTCGATCGAGCTCAAGGGCAAGGAACTCGGCATCGACCTCGGCGGCGACCGCGAGCTGGTCGGCCGGGTCGTGGAGCGGGTCAAGGAGCGCGAGCTCAAGGGCTACACGTACGAGGCCGCCGACGCCTCCTTCGAGCTCCTCCTCCGGGCCGAGGTCCAGGGCAAGCCCCTGAAGTACTTCGGGGTCGAGTCCTGGCGCGCGATCGTGGAGGACCGCCCCGACGGCACCCACGCCAACGAGGCCACGGTCAAGCTCTTCGCCAAGGGCGAGCGCATCGTCGCCACGGCGGAGGGCAACGGCCCGGTCAACGCCCTCGACCGCACCCTGCGCGTGGCCCTGGAGAAGATCTACCCCCAGCTCGCCAAGCTCGACCTCGTCGACTACAAGGTCCGCATCCTCGAAGGCGTCCACGGCACCCAGTCCACCACCCGCGTGCTGATCTCCACGTCGGACGGAACAGGGGAGTGGTCGACGGTGGGCGTCGCGGAGAACGTGATCGCGGCGTCGTGGCAGGCCCTGGAGGACGCCTACACGTACGGGCTGCTGCGCGCGGGCGTGGAGCCGGCCGAGTAG
- a CDS encoding protein TolB, protein MLVAFTGTTASAAPHVDRVSTAADGTQGDKASSAAVTTPNGRFVAFRSSATNLVPEGIAHPGTYSYIRDLRTGEVTKMENALSTPRLSADGRWATYIDWGSRHVNVFLTDLTNGTRTRVGGNAQDSAGSPEISANGRYIAYQWSGHPQFPTRIDLYDRVTGTTETVSAGPADSGRDMGNPSLSGDGRLVAYQDNGTGDVWIADRATGRQTEVDDGTRSTVVQLSADGHVLVMDSADGSYVRDLRTDRVRHFPGVQVRAVSPDGRRLLLQDGQSNLWLLHGGHRELVGNGVAVDGSVSDRGRSVVYSTEGADIVPGDTNDAYDVFQWRSR, encoded by the coding sequence TTGCTCGTCGCGTTCACCGGTACGACCGCATCCGCCGCACCGCACGTCGACCGTGTCAGCACCGCCGCCGACGGAACCCAGGGTGACAAAGCCTCCAGCGCCGCGGTCACCACGCCGAACGGCCGCTTCGTGGCGTTCCGTTCGTCGGCGACCAACCTCGTGCCCGAGGGGATCGCCCATCCCGGCACCTACTCCTACATCCGTGACCTGAGAACCGGCGAGGTCACCAAGATGGAGAACGCGCTCAGCACGCCCCGGCTCAGCGCCGACGGCCGCTGGGCCACGTACATCGACTGGGGCAGCCGTCACGTCAACGTCTTCCTGACGGATCTGACCAACGGCACGAGAACCCGGGTCGGGGGCAACGCCCAGGACAGCGCGGGCTCTCCGGAGATCAGCGCGAACGGCCGCTACATCGCCTACCAGTGGTCCGGACACCCGCAGTTCCCGACCCGCATCGACCTCTACGACCGGGTCACCGGCACCACCGAGACCGTCAGCGCGGGCCCGGCCGACTCCGGCCGGGACATGGGCAACCCGTCCCTCAGCGGCGACGGCCGCCTCGTCGCCTACCAGGACAACGGCACCGGGGACGTGTGGATCGCCGACCGTGCCACCGGCAGGCAGACCGAGGTGGACGACGGCACGCGCTCGACCGTCGTGCAGCTGAGCGCCGACGGCCATGTCCTCGTGATGGATTCGGCGGACGGCTCGTACGTACGCGATCTGCGCACGGACCGGGTCCGGCACTTCCCCGGTGTCCAGGTGCGGGCCGTCAGCCCCGACGGGCGCCGACTGCTGCTCCAGGACGGGCAGTCGAACCTCTGGCTGCTGCACGGCGGACACCGCGAGCTCGTCGGAAACGGCGTTGCCGTCGACGGATCGGTCTCCGACCGGGGCCGCTCGGTCGTCTACTCCACGGAGGGCGCGGACATCGTCCCCGGCGACACCAATGATGCGTACGACGTCTTCCAGTGGAGGTCCCGCTGA
- a CDS encoding TolB family protein — protein sequence MHSKKHLAAALLAAIATASLTAPAASAAPRVPYTEPVSVTPEGKAGNGVTRTAVISRDGRHIALTSDAEDLDPNVPHGGMYLRDPHTGKLRFAGFGGLVAVLNDGRYVYAEYGPESAELWIHDIETGKRVGFGIEVPEGFTGRPTEISVSPNGRYAVYTLQETAESTSVVFLRDRIKGTTERISHPRPTWEPRNAFQPTVSDDGRRIVYQYNYANGPRGDDWGDVWMYDRGTGEYTQIDRSYDGSQTERESLNPSISGDGRAVVFESRDTHLVPDDTDVSWNVFVHTLRTGTNQRIHGTQGGPGEVYTRNAAISADGRYLTFMSKVAEPGSRYGEEYPVYLRDLKKGTTTLVTPDTTGGTATADVLPGRIADGARRILFQSSDPTLIPAGDTNDGTDAFVRHLR from the coding sequence ATGCACAGCAAGAAGCACCTGGCAGCCGCGCTTCTGGCGGCCATCGCCACCGCGTCACTCACAGCTCCCGCGGCGAGCGCCGCACCCAGGGTCCCGTACACCGAGCCGGTCAGCGTCACCCCGGAGGGGAAGGCGGGCAACGGCGTCACACGCACCGCGGTCATCAGCCGCGACGGCCGCCACATCGCCCTCACCTCGGACGCCGAGGACCTGGACCCCAACGTGCCGCACGGCGGTATGTACCTGCGCGACCCGCACACCGGCAAGCTCCGCTTCGCGGGCTTCGGAGGTCTGGTGGCGGTCCTGAACGACGGCCGCTACGTCTACGCCGAGTACGGCCCGGAGTCGGCGGAGCTGTGGATCCACGACATCGAGACGGGCAAGCGGGTCGGGTTCGGCATCGAGGTTCCCGAGGGCTTCACCGGGCGGCCCACCGAGATCTCCGTCAGCCCCAATGGCCGCTACGCCGTCTACACGCTCCAGGAGACCGCCGAGAGCACCAGCGTGGTCTTCCTGCGCGACCGCATCAAGGGCACCACCGAGCGCATCAGCCACCCCCGGCCCACCTGGGAGCCGCGCAACGCCTTCCAGCCGACGGTCAGCGACGACGGGCGCCGGATCGTCTACCAGTACAACTACGCGAACGGGCCGCGCGGCGACGACTGGGGCGACGTCTGGATGTACGACCGCGGCACCGGCGAGTACACCCAGATCGACCGCTCCTACGACGGCTCGCAGACGGAGCGGGAGTCGCTGAACCCGTCCATCAGCGGCGACGGCCGTGCGGTCGTCTTCGAGTCCCGGGACACCCACCTGGTTCCCGACGACACCGACGTGAGCTGGAACGTGTTCGTGCACACCCTTCGCACCGGCACCAACCAACGCATCCACGGCACCCAGGGCGGCCCCGGCGAGGTGTACACCCGGAACGCGGCGATCAGCGCCGACGGCCGCTATCTCACGTTCATGTCGAAGGTGGCCGAGCCCGGCAGCCGGTACGGCGAGGAGTACCCCGTCTATCTGCGGGACCTGAAGAAGGGCACCACCACCCTCGTCACCCCGGACACCACCGGGGGCACCGCGACGGCCGACGTTCTGCCGGGCCGGATCGCCGACGGCGCCCGCCGGATCCTCTTCCAGTCCTCCGACCCGACGCTGATCCCGGCCGGCGACACCAACGACGGCACGGACGCGTTCGTACGGCACCTTCGATGA
- a CDS encoding DUF397 domain-containing protein produces MSTALHWLKSSYSSNEGGNCIEVATQPSAVHIRDSKNTGPTLRVAPGTWAAFLGLARRDEVK; encoded by the coding sequence ATGAGCACCGCACTTCACTGGCTCAAGTCCAGCTACAGCAGCAACGAAGGCGGCAACTGCATCGAGGTCGCCACCCAGCCGTCCGCCGTCCACATCCGCGACTCCAAGAACACCGGCCCCACCCTCCGTGTGGCGCCCGGGACTTGGGCCGCCTTTCTCGGGCTGGCGCGGCGAGACGAGGTCAAGTAG
- a CDS encoding Scr1 family TA system antitoxin-like transcriptional regulator, with protein sequence MRDQVRQILAYTTPLHMSFQIMPMDRMPHAGLAGPMTLLETPRDERLVYLEVQRASFLIEDPAEVRDYHHKYGMLRSQALSPDESVRYLHELLGDR encoded by the coding sequence ATGCGTGATCAGGTCCGTCAGATCCTGGCGTACACCACGCCGCTCCACATGAGTTTTCAGATCATGCCCATGGACCGCATGCCGCATGCCGGGCTCGCCGGCCCCATGACACTGCTGGAGACGCCCAGGGACGAACGCCTTGTCTACCTGGAAGTACAGCGCGCCAGCTTCCTCATCGAGGATCCTGCCGAGGTCCGCGACTATCACCACAAGTATGGAATGCTGCGGTCACAGGCCCTCTCGCCCGACGAGAGCGTGCGCTACCTGCACGAACTGTTAGGAGACCGATGA
- a CDS encoding 3-isopropylmalate dehydrogenase, producing MSRSINLAVIPGDGIGQEVVAEGLKVLSAVLPQDVKLETKDFDFGARRYHATGETLTEADLDALKKHDAILLGAIGDPSVPSGVLERGFLLKLRFAFDHHVNLRPSKLLPGVDTPLKGEPAIDFVVVREGTEGPYTGNGGTIRKGTEHEVATEVSVNTAFGVERVVRDAFARAQARPRKKLTLVHKNNVLTFAGHLWTNIFNKVAEEFPEVTTDYIHVDAATIYLVTDPARFDVIVTDNLFGDIITDLAAAVSGGIGVAASGNINPSGEFPSMFEPVHGSAPDIAGQGKADPTATVLSVALLLRHLGFEAEAARIDEAVTADLAERTGKPARSTSEIGDALAVRVAG from the coding sequence ATGTCTCGCAGCATCAATCTCGCAGTGATTCCCGGTGACGGCATCGGCCAGGAGGTCGTGGCCGAAGGTCTGAAGGTCCTCTCCGCCGTCCTTCCGCAGGATGTGAAGCTGGAGACCAAGGACTTCGACTTCGGCGCCCGCCGCTACCACGCCACCGGTGAGACCCTCACCGAGGCCGACCTCGACGCGCTGAAGAAGCACGACGCGATCCTGCTGGGCGCCATCGGCGACCCGTCGGTCCCCTCCGGCGTGCTGGAACGCGGCTTCCTGCTCAAACTCCGCTTCGCCTTCGACCACCACGTGAACCTGCGTCCGTCGAAGCTGCTCCCGGGTGTCGACACGCCCCTCAAGGGCGAGCCGGCCATCGACTTCGTCGTCGTCCGTGAGGGCACCGAGGGTCCGTACACCGGCAACGGCGGCACCATCCGCAAGGGCACCGAGCACGAGGTCGCCACCGAGGTCTCCGTGAACACGGCCTTCGGTGTCGAGCGCGTGGTCCGTGACGCCTTCGCCCGCGCCCAGGCCCGCCCGCGCAAGAAGCTCACGCTGGTCCACAAGAACAACGTGCTGACCTTCGCCGGGCACCTGTGGACGAACATCTTCAACAAGGTGGCCGAGGAGTTCCCCGAGGTCACGACCGACTACATCCACGTCGACGCGGCCACGATCTACCTGGTCACCGACCCGGCCCGGTTCGACGTGATCGTCACCGACAACCTCTTCGGCGACATCATCACCGACCTCGCCGCGGCCGTCTCCGGCGGCATCGGCGTCGCCGCGAGCGGAAACATCAACCCGTCCGGCGAGTTCCCCTCGATGTTCGAGCCGGTCCACGGCTCAGCGCCCGACATCGCGGGTCAGGGCAAGGCCGACCCCACCGCCACGGTCCTGTCCGTCGCCCTGCTCCTGCGCCACCTCGGCTTCGAGGCCGAGGCCGCCCGCATCGACGAGGCGGTCACCGCCGACCTCGCCGAGCGCACCGGCAAGCCCGCCCGCAGCACGTCGGAGATCGGCGACGCGCTCGCCGTACGCGTAGCCGGCTGA
- a CDS encoding ATP-binding protein — protein sequence MARDLTRITLTDWGVTERSDDVLLCVSELATNALLHGVPPNRCFRLDLVHLADGVLRVEVHDSGSGEIRIPDATPESEHGRGLLLVAALADDWGVRERDSGKVVWCDFAIRAPAD from the coding sequence GTGGCCAGAGATCTGACGCGCATCACCCTCACCGACTGGGGCGTGACCGAGCGGAGCGACGACGTCCTCCTCTGCGTCAGCGAACTCGCCACCAACGCCCTCCTCCACGGCGTTCCACCCAACCGCTGCTTCCGGCTCGACCTCGTCCACCTCGCCGACGGAGTCCTCCGCGTGGAGGTCCACGACAGCGGCTCGGGAGAGATCCGCATCCCGGACGCGACGCCGGAGTCGGAACACGGCCGCGGACTGCTGCTCGTGGCCGCGCTGGCCGACGACTGGGGTGTGCGGGAACGGGACTCGGGCAAGGTCGTGTGGTGCGACTTCGCGATCAGGGCACCGGCGGACTGA
- a CDS encoding branched-chain amino acid aminotransferase yields the protein MTTPTIELKPSASPLSAAEREAILASPGFGRHFTDHMVTIKWTEGRGWHDAQLVPYGPISLDPSTHVLHYGQEIFEGLKAYRQADGSVAVFRPEANARRFRNSARRMAMAELPEELFIEALDALIGQDADWVPPHGGEESLYLRPFMFATEAALGVHPANEYLFMLIASPSGAYFAGGVKPVTIWVSEDYVRAVPGGTGDAKTGGNYAASLLPQAEAAANGCDQVVYLDAVTRTKVEESGSMNIAFVYGDRIVTPSLTGSILEGITRDSLLQVARDLGHTAEEGVVTLDQWRADAASGALTEVFACGTAAVVTPIGHVKTKADGWTHGDGTPGEVTLKLREALLGIQRGVSEDKHGWMHKLG from the coding sequence ATGACGACGCCCACGATCGAGCTCAAGCCCTCCGCCAGTCCGCTCTCCGCCGCCGAGCGCGAGGCGATCCTGGCCAGTCCCGGGTTCGGCCGCCACTTCACCGACCACATGGTGACGATCAAGTGGACCGAGGGCCGCGGCTGGCACGACGCACAGCTCGTCCCGTACGGCCCCATCTCCCTGGATCCCTCCACCCACGTCCTGCACTACGGCCAGGAGATCTTCGAGGGACTGAAGGCCTACCGCCAGGCCGACGGCTCGGTCGCCGTGTTCCGGCCGGAGGCCAACGCCCGGCGCTTCCGCAACTCCGCCCGCCGGATGGCGATGGCCGAGCTGCCCGAGGAACTTTTCATCGAGGCCCTCGACGCCCTGATCGGCCAGGACGCCGACTGGGTCCCGCCGCACGGTGGCGAGGAGTCCCTCTACCTGCGGCCCTTCATGTTCGCCACGGAGGCCGCGCTCGGCGTCCACCCGGCCAACGAGTACCTCTTCATGCTGATCGCCTCCCCGTCCGGCGCGTACTTCGCCGGCGGGGTCAAGCCGGTCACGATCTGGGTCTCCGAGGACTACGTCCGCGCGGTCCCCGGCGGCACCGGCGACGCCAAGACCGGCGGCAACTACGCGGCATCCCTCCTCCCGCAGGCCGAGGCCGCCGCGAACGGCTGCGACCAGGTCGTCTACCTCGACGCGGTGACCCGCACCAAGGTCGAGGAGTCCGGCTCCATGAACATCGCCTTCGTCTACGGCGACCGGATCGTCACGCCGTCGCTCACGGGCTCGATCCTCGAGGGCATCACCCGCGACTCCCTCCTCCAGGTCGCCCGCGACCTCGGTCACACCGCCGAGGAAGGTGTCGTCACCCTGGACCAGTGGCGCGCCGACGCCGCGTCCGGCGCCCTCACCGAGGTCTTCGCCTGCGGCACCGCCGCGGTCGTCACGCCGATCGGCCATGTCAAGACGAAGGCGGACGGCTGGACCCACGGCGACGGCACGCCCGGCGAGGTCACCCTGAAGCTGCGCGAGGCGCTGCTCGGCATCCAGCGCGGTGTCAGCGAGGACAAGCACGGCTGGATGCACAAGCTGGGCTGA